TCTGATCAACTCTTCGGTTTTGCCAGAAAACATAGAGCCGCAAATAACCTCTATTTGGCCTTTTCTTTCAGGAGATTTGTTCCTTCCTATTGAAGGTTCGATAAACATACCTTTATTTACTATATTCTATATGTGGAAACTTATTGATTTCAGCCACACGAACCACCACTTCACCTGAGATCAATTCTGCTTGACAAGATAAGCGTTCATTGGTTTTTAACCTTCCAAGATTCTCAAATTTCTCTTCTGCGGGAGTTTTGGGACTCAAATTTTCACTTCCAGACATGACAATGATCTTACAAGTAGTACATCGTCCCTTTTTACCACAGGCATGCATCCAATCAATACCATTTTCATGAATTAATTCAATAACTTTACAATGAGCTGCATTAGAATTAATTTCTCGATTAAATAAGTTTTGAATGACTATTCGGGACATTTATTCGTTGCTTTTTTAAACAGGACTAACCAATGACTATTCAAATTAACAGCAATTATTTAGAAAAATACGGCAAGGAATACGCCAGCATCGTGTGCGAAGGGTTTTTTGCTTCGAAAAAATACATGACGGGTCAGGATATCATTCAATTGACCAGCAGTACCCAAGTAAACTTTTTTATTATAAAAAGACTATTTGAGCTTTGGCAGGATGAGTTGGCCAAATTGAAAAGCAATCCTTATTTTGATTATCGAGACATTGCTGTTCATGAAGCCCTTACCCAATTTATGAATGTATTGTCCAGAAGGATTAAAGTGGAACGGGCCCATATAGAACCTTTGATAGAAACGGCCGTCATTCAATCTATCCAATTAGCGACTGATCCAGTATGGTATTACCAATCCGAAATAGAGGGTGCTCCGGAAGGAAAAATTAATGAGTATTTGAAAGAGAATAAAAAATACTATAAATGGCATGATCGGGTAATTACATTTCTGATTGATAAGGCAGGATTCGGTCATGATAAAAGTGAATACCTGAGAGCAATCAGTGCCAACTATCAAGTAGTAAAGGATTCTTTAGAGTCAGAAAATCTTTTGTTAGCCACCTTCGGTGATATCAAAGCCTTTAACTTGGATGCATACAGAGAATCTGTCGCAACAGAGGAGCCAAGGAAAAGCACAGCTTCTCATGAAAATGATTCCTCGACTTCCTTTTTTGATCAAATGGATGCTGCAGAAGATACCCCTTCAAAAAATGAGGGGAAGGAAGAAATTAAAGAAGAAACTCCTAAATTGGAAAAAGAGGAGCCGGTATTTTCTACTCCTAAAACAAACGATAGAGGAAATGGGGCTTCACTAAATATTGCTGCACTTAAAAGCAGGTTTGCCTCGGAGTCTTATAACGGCATGAAAGGCGTGATAGGTGATTTGTCTGAAAGTCTTGCTATCAATCAACGGTTCATGTTTACCAAAGAGCTTTTCGATGGCAATTCAGATTTATTGACCCACGCATTAAAATCAATAGATGAATGTCGAAATTTTAATGATGCAATTGACCTTGTGAACTCACGCTATGTAAACGAATTGAATTGGGAAACTGAGTCAGAACCAGTGCAGGAGTTTCTTTTATTGATATATAGAAAGTTCGATGATGTATAATCATCAGTGTTTGATTGAGAAAGGGGCATTTTTTAAATGCCCTTTTTTATTTTACCCTTTGAATCATAAATCAAAACGAAAGGATTTGTTTAAATCATAGAATATCTTGAATTTAAAGGATTAAATTTTTAAAAATTAAGATTAGGTAATGGTCAAAAAAGGAGAAGGGATGGAGGATATCCCTGAATTTGATTCTGGTATAGATATTATTGATAACTACTGGTATCTGATTAATTACCTAAGGGATTTGATAAAAGCCTCAGAAATCAAGGCCGGTTTAGTGCTTTCTTTTTATGGTCTCCTTATTAATGTGTTTTTTCAATTTTCTGACCATTTAATAGAAGTGGCCGCTGAAGACCCAGTTATTTATATTTTTCTTTCAATGTGGTTTTTGTTTAGTGTGACCTCCATTTTTTATAGCTTCCGATGCTTTATGCCCCAAATTGAAAGTAAGTTTGATAATAGTGTATTCTTTTTTGGAGACATCATCAATTCTTATGGAACCATTAAAGAATATGTAAAAGTACTGGAACAGGTAAGTGTAAAACGGAAGCCTTTACTTGATCAATTAGGAGAACAAGTATATATTAACGCCAAAATCACCGCTGCAAAATTCCGCAATGTGAATCTTTCGATTAGATTTCTTTCTTTCAATATTGGCTTATTGTTTGTGTTTATTTTGTATTATGCCTTAAGAACTGCGTTACAAGGCTGAACTCTTTTTTAATGAAATGAAGGGATATTTAAAACTTAGGAGAATTGTACTAAACAAACTTGAAGCCGATTTGCCTTCATATCTTTCCTATCATGGAATGGATCATACATTGGACGTATTGAATGTATGTGAGCAATATATCAGACGCTTAAATCTTACGGAAGAACAAAGATATCTTTTAAGAATAGGAGCAATTGTTCATGATATGGGATTCTTAAAAGGACCAGCAAATCATGAGGAGGTAGGTTCTGAAATGGCTGCAGGGATTATGCAAGAATTAGGAATGGGAGAAAGCCATATTAAGGAAGTGAAAGGTTTAGTGATGGCAACCAAGATCCCGCAAACTCCTTTAAATCCTTTGCAAATGATCATTTGTGATGCGGATTTGGATTATCTAGGAAGGGCCGATTACCCCGAAATTAGCCAGAAACTTTTTGAAGAGCTTAAATACATGAAGGTGATCGAGACAGATGAACAATGGAAAAATTTACAAATCAATTTTCTAAAAGCCCATCATTTTCATACTCCTTTTGCAATCAAGAACCGAGAGCCCCAAAAGCAGGCTTGGCTTAATAAGCTGCTAAATTCTTAACCCAATCTTCCTAATTGCATTGCTCTAGACGCATCTATATTCACAAAGATGAACAGAAGGATGGTAAAGGACCAGAGAGAGGAACCTCCATAGCTAAAGAATGGCAATGGAATACCAACTACTGGGAATAAACCAATAGTCATGGCAATATTGATCATAAAGTGAAATAGCAGGATAGATATAACTCCATATCCATAAATTCTTGCAAATCTGGTTTTCTGCCGCTCCGCCATGATTACCAAGCGAACCAAGAGAGTTACAAATAGTCCGATTACCACTAGACTACCCACCCAGCCAAATTCTTCTCCAAGCGTACAGAAAATAAAATCGGTATGCTGCTCGGGCACAAAATCAAATTTGGTTTGAGTCCCTTCTAAATAGCCTTTGCCCAATAGACCTCCTGAGCCAATCGCAATTTTAGATTGTGTGACATTCCATCCCACTCCCAAAGGATCTAAATTAGGATTAAATAGTACCATAATCCTATTTTGCTGGTGATCTGGAAGTTTGGAAACTACAAAATCAATACTGTAGCTATAGGCTACCATGCCTAAACCAATCAATGAAAAAACAATGGTTCTCTGCCAGCTTTTTTTTCCGATAATGATTAAAACCAGAACAATTAACCCAATCCCTGCTACCAGGTATAAGTTATTTTCTATTCCTAAGGATAAAAGTGTCAAGGCGATAAATCCAAAACCCAAAATGTAATAACGCTGAGGAAGACCTTCGCGATAAAACATCACAAGCAAAGAAAAATAAACCATGGCTGTTCCAGTATCCGGCTGTAATAGGATCAGAGCCACCGGAATTAATAGAACGCCAAAAGCAATCAATTGATTTTTGGTTTTACTTAGATCAAAGGTAGGACGCTCCATCACCTTGGCCAGTGCCAGTGCTGTAGCCAGTTTTGCAAATTCACCCGGCTGAATTCTAAAAGAGCCAAAGCCCACTGTAAGAACTTGTCCATTTACCTCTTTTCCTATAAATGGAGTAACAACTAGTAAGGCAATAAAAAAGATATAGATGAAAAGCGAAAGATTCTCAAAAAAACGGTAATCTGCTACCATGATCAGGATAATCAAGACTACAGAAATTCCAATCCTCACCAGTTGCTGTCCCGAGTTGATAGACATGTCAAACATGCTTTGTGGAGCCTGACTATCATAGACTGCAGCATAGATATTGAACCAGCCGAAAATGACCAAGGCAAAATAAATGGCTACTACTAACCAATCCACACGACTGATATGAATATCGGACTCTCTCATTTAATAGATAAAATTCCCTGCCAGTACATATTGCTCTAGCTCAGGCCTAGTGATTTCCTTACGGATGTATTTTTCGATCATGAGAGAGGCTGTACTAGCAGCTGCTCTACCACCCCAACCCGCATTTTCTACATAAACTGCGATGGCTATTTTGGGGTCATCCTTAGGAGCAAAGGCCACAAACACAGAGTGGTCTTCACCATGAGGGTTTTGAGCTGTTCCAGTTTTACCTGCAATGACTAAATCTTTCATAATTGCTCGGGTTGCTGTACCATATAGGGCTTCTGCCATGGCATCCTGAATCATGTCAAAATGATGAGCATCAACCCCGACCTCGTTTTTCGTTCTATATTTCTCTGGAATTTGTGTGGGATCGTTGTCTATTGCTTTTACTAAATGGGGGGGATAGTAAAATCCTTTATTCGCAAATATTGCAGCTAAATTGGCCATTTGTAGCGGTGTGACCAGCATTTCACCTTGACCAATAGAAAGGGAGTAAATCGTACTGTATTTCCATCGACCCTCTCCATAAAAACGATCATAGTATTTACTGGAAGGGACGCTGCCTCCTTTTTCATTTGGCATATCTACTCCCAATCGGCTACCTAATCCGAATTTCAGCACTTTTTCCCGCCAAGCATTTAGACCAATTTCAGTGTCCTTATAAGTATTGGAAGAAACTTCTTGATTGATGATTTGACGGAAAGCTTGATGATAATAGGGATTACAAGAATTCCTGATCGCACCGAATAAATTAACTGGTGAAGGGTGATTATGGCATGCCACTAATGACTTGTTACAGGCAAAGGTGGTATTAGGAGTCAAGATTCCCTCTTGCAAACCAATTAAACTCTGCACCACTTTAAAAATGGAGCCAGGAGGATAAGTTGCCATGATAGGCCTGTTAAAAAGAGGTTTGCTTTCATCAGAGTTTAAGCTCCTGTAAGTTTTACTGAAATCAGCTCCGGTTAAATCATTTGGATTATAATAAGGAGCGGAAATCATTGCCAAAATCTCTCCTGTTTTTGGTTCAATAGCCACTACCGATCCTTTTTTTCCACCCATTAAGAACTCGCCATATTTCTGCAAGTCCATATCAATAGTGGAGGTAATATTTTTTCCAGCTACAGAAGCGGTATCGTATTCTCCATCTTTGAAAGGTCCTTTGTCCACTCCCCTTACATTGACCATTTTATATTTTACCCCTTTCTCCCCTCTTAAATCATCTTCATAAAATCGCTCCATGCCACTCAGACCAACGTAGTCCCCTTGGACATAATAATTGGTTGAGTCCCTTTCCAATTGTCTTGCGTTGATTTCTCCAATATAACCCAAGGCATGCGCAGCAATGGGCAATGGATAAGATCTGACAGAGCGAGTCATGATAAATAATCCCGGGTAATCAATTAGGTAATCCTGCATTCTGGCAAAATCCGTAGTAGAAATTTGCTTGATAAGCGGAGATGGTTTCACCCAAGAATATTTTCTTGCAGCCTGATAGGATTCTATCAACTCCTCTTTAGTGATTTTGAAAAGTTCCAAGAATCGGGTAGTGTCTCCCACTTCAAATTCCTTTGGCACGATCATCAGATCAAAGATGGGGTTGTTGTAGACCAATAGTTTCCCATTCCGATCATACACGAGCCCCCGGTAAGGGTGGTCTACCACTCGTTGTATAGCATTCCTTTCAGCTTTTTTCATAAAGCTGTCGTCCATTACTTGGATCATAAATAGTTTGGTCAATAGTACCAAACCGATCAAGAAAATGAAGATGATTATTGCTACGGGTCTTTGGTCGTTCATCAGATTCCTCTCCTACGTTTGAAGAACAGTAGTTGTACAATTATAGCCAAAACGACTGTAAAAATCGAGGAGAATAAGCTTTTGTTTAAGATCCCTAAAAAAGCTCCTGACCCCCATTGATCAGCAGTAAAGAATAGAAGACAAAATGCAAAGGTCAAAGGAAGGGAATAGCTTATGAACCAACCCAATCCCATTTCCTGTAGGGTAGGCTGGGTGGAGTCATCATATCCTCCATTTGGCCGGATAATTTTTAACCACAGTGGTCTTAAAAATGCGAGTAGGGTAGCAGCAGAAGCATGCAATCCAATCGTGTCATAAAACACATCAATTGTCAGACCGACTCCAAAACTGATTAATAAGAGTTGGATTTCTCTAATTTGAAAAGGCAAACTGAGAATCCCTACTAAGTACAAAAAGCAAAATGCAACACCGAATAGGGCAAGATTTTTTAAGAAAAGAATCTGAACGAGCCCTAATATCAATAGAAGAAAAATAAAAGAGATCAGATTTCTAAAATTCATTAGTTAATTCAGATTGTTGATATAAGGAATCCAATTCATCGATCTGCGTATTTTCTACCAAATACACATAAGAAATTTTACTAAAATCCGCAGTGAGTGTTACCTCAATATCCAAGTAATTTGGATCCGAGGATTGGATAACATTTGAGATGATACCTATTTTTAAATTTCTAGGAAATACCGCACTGTAACCTGAAGTGACTACTGTATCTCCAACTTGTGCCTGTACATGTCTTGGGACATACAACATTTTGGCTTTCTGGGAATCTTGACCATCCCAATTGATGGATCCAAAATCTCCGGTGGACTTGATGATCGACGAAATCAATAGATCATTGTTCAATAACGAAATGCCAACTGCATAATTGTCTGAAACTGATTTTACCCTTCCCACTACTCCGCTCTCATTGAAAATCCCCATTCCTGGTTTCACACCTTGATTCCTACCTTTGTTTAAGGTCATGTGATTTTGCGTATATCGCAAGGAATTACTGATTACTCTTGCTCCCATAAACTCAAATTGGGAAGACAAGGCCGAATCCAAAGAGATTTCCACACTATCCGGTTCCAGTTTTAAACTACTCAATTGCTCCATGAGTCTGGAATTTTCCACTACTAAAGCTTCATTTGCTTCAGCAAGAGAGAAAAAATCACTCACATTGGATTGGGTCTCCAAAATAGAGCCTACTAATGCATTGGAGCTATTAAAGAACGCAGCACCCTGAGGGGAATTATTTGCTACTAGTAACCAGATGGCTATTATTTCTAGTAAAATGAATAAAAGAAAGGACCTTAAATTATAAAGGAATTGTAGGATGCGTAGCATTCAGGGTTTATGTCATCAATACTGTTCTGAAATTCTGTATATTTTTCAAGGCAGTTCCGGTACCTCTTACCACTGCTCTTAATGGATCTTCTGCGATGTGTATTGGAAGTTTGGTTTTCTGATGCAATCTTTTGTCCAAACCTTTCAATAAAGCTCCTCCACCAGTCAAATGGATTCCGTTGTCATAAATATCCGCTGATAATTCAGGAGGTGCTATTTCCAAAGCTTTAAGAACGGCTTCTTCGATTTTGGAAACAGATTTGTCCAACGCAAATGCAATTTCTGAGTAGGATACCTTAATTACTTTTGGAATCCCCGTCATCAAGTCACGCCCACGGATCTCGTGATCTTCTGGGGGCTCATCAAGTTCTGTCAATGCAGATCCTATGGCGATTTTTACTTTCTCAGCAGATCTTTCCCCAATCAACAAATTGTGTTGTCTTCTCATATAATCCAATATGTCTTTGGTGAATGTATCACCTGCCACTCGTATGGATTGATCAGCAACAATACCTGACAAAGCAATCAAAGCAATCTCTGTAGTACCCCCTCCGATATCAACAATCATCGACCCCATGGGCTTTTCAATATCGATTCCAATACCTATTGCGGCAGCAATTGGTTCGAAAATCATATATACTTCTTTGGCACCAGCATGTTCCGCTGAGTCACGAACAGCTCTTTTTTCAACTTCTGTAATACCAGAAGGGATACAGATCACCATTCGGTGTGATTGAGGGAACATTCCTTTCTTTTGACCAGGGATCATTTTTATCAACCCACGAATCATTTGCTCTGCTGCATAGAAATCAGCAATTACACCATCCTTTAATGGTCTAATTGTTTTGATGTTTTCATGCGTTTTCTCATGCATGTTCATCGCTTCTCTTCCAACGGCCAATACACGGTTGTTGGTTTTATCAATCGCAATGATTGAGGGTTCATCCACCACTATTTTATCCTTATGGATAATCAGCGTGTTGGCTGTACCCAAATCGATGGCTATATCACTTGAGAAAAAATCGAATAATCCCATTTTTGACTTGTTGATTGGCTTAAAATTGCTGTTAATAGTTCAATATAGTACGATGTGCACTCAATATTAAACGGGGGTCGGCAAAATTATTACCTTAATGGGAGAAATCTGAAAGAAACCCGATATTTTTTGGTGTTATTATTAAAATGGTGGTCAGTTACTTTGGCTGGTAAAATCAAAATGTAAGAAATCCCCCAATTTGGGTGTTTCTTTACTTCTCTTCTTGTAGATTTTTTACTCAAATTGTTTTTGCATCAAATTTATTTTACCTTTGCGTCGTATTCGAAAGTTTCTGGAGGGGACACCATATGTCCCCTCTTTCATTATGCATACTATGTCCGAACTGAAGCAGTCTATCGAAGAAATTGTTGAAAAGCATCTTCCGGATGAAAAACACTTCATTGTGGAGGTTTCAATGGTTAATAAAGGAGGGAAAACAACCTTGAGCATCTTAATTGATGCAGATGAAGGGTTGAATATCCAGACTTGTGCCGATGTAAGTAGAGCGGTTTCCGAGGAATTGGAAGTTCAGGACTTGATGCCCGGAGCATATATTTTGGAAGTTTCTTCACCAGGATTGGATTATCCATTGAACGGTAAAAGACAATTCCAAAAAAATATAGGAAGGGAATTGAAAGTTTTGTTGACTACAGGGAAAGAACTTGTAGGTAAATTAGTAGATGTAGAGGAGGCTGGCGTGAAAATGCTGGTCAAGAAAAAAGAAAAAGGCAAAAAAGCCACGGAAGAGGAAGTAACTCTTCCTTTTGAAGAGATGAATAAAACAATCGTACAAGTATCTTTTAAATAACTCAAATGGATGCCAAAATCTTAATAGAATCCTTCGCAGATTTTGCGAGATCTAAAAATGTGGATCGACCAACCATGATCCGTATCCTGGAAGATGTGTTCAGAGCAATGATTAGAAAGAAGTTTGAATCTGATGAAAACTTCGATGTAACGATCAATGCTGATAAAGGTGACCTCGAGATTTTCAGAATTAGAGAGATTGTTGACGATAATTCTGAGGATATTTGGGATTTTGATAAAATCAGTTTCAGTGAAGCTAGAAAAATTGAACCTGATTTTGAGATTGGCGAGGAAGTTTACGAAAAAATTGAGTTGGAGGAGTTTGGAAGACGAGCAGTTCAGATGGCCCGTCAGACTTTGATTCAGAGAATTAAGGATCTTGAAAAAGATATCCTTTATAATAAGTATGAAGAGCAGGTAGGAGAAATCGTTTCAGCAGAAGTGTATCAGATTCTGGGAAGAGAGATTCTTTTGATGGATGGGGAAGGTAACGAATTGATTCTTCCTAAAGGAGAGCAAATTCCTAAGGACAGATTTAGAAAAGGGGATACCGTTAAAGCAATTGTTCACAGAGTGGACATGATGAACGGGAATCCTAAGATCATTCTTTCCAGAACTTCTCCAGTGTTTTTGGAACGATTATTTGAAAATGAGGTTCCTGAGGTGTACGATGGATTGATCACAATTGTGAAGATTGTCCGTGAGCCAGGGGAAAGAGCTAAAGTTGCTGTAGAATCTTATGACGACAGAATAGATCCAGTGGGAGCTTGTGTCGGTATGAAAGGTTCTAGAATTCATGCAGTAGTTCGAGAACTTCAAAATGAAAATATTGATGTGATTAATTTCACAGATAATTTGGAACTTTACGTGACCAGAGCTTTGAGCCCTGCCAAAGTTTCATCCATTACAGTTAATAAAGAGACCAAGAGAATCTCTGTATTCTTGAAGCCAGATCAAGTATCACTTGCTATTGGTAAAGGAGGATTCAATATCAAACTGGCCAGTAAATTGGTAGATTATGAAATTGATGTCTTCCGTGAATTGAATGAATACGAAGAGGAGGATGTTGATCTAATTGAATTCAGTGATGAAATCGAAGGATGGATCATTGATGAATTGAAAAAAACAGGTCTAGATACTGCAAAAAGTGTCTTGACTTTAGGTAAGGAGGATTTACTCCGAAGAACAGAACTTGAGGAAGAGACGATCGATGAGATATTCCGTATCCTCAGACAAGAATTTGAACAATAATACAAGGGAATTACAAATTAAAATACCCTATTTTACTTAAGATTTCGAAAGAGGTTTTTGCTTATGTCAGAAGAAAAAATGATGCGATTAGGCCAGATAGCCAGAAAACTCAACGTGGGAACGGCGACCATCGTTGAGTCAATGGCTAAAAAGGGCTTTGAGGTGGAGAATAATCCGAATTCCAAGATCAGTATGGAACAAGTAGAGATGCTGAGAAAGGAATTCAAGTCTTCTGCCCTCGATAAAGAAGAGGCCTCCCACCTCTCTATAGGGAAGCGCCATGAGCCTATTTCGATGGAGTCTGAAACTCCTAAGCAAGAAAAGGCTCCAGAGCCAGAACCAAAACCGGTTCAAAAAGAGGCTCCTAAACCTGAGCCTAAAGTTGAAGTAACTCCAACGCCGGCTCCTGAGCCAACGCCGAAAGTAGAAGCAAAAACACCTGAAGCGAAAGCTGAAGAATCAGCTCCTGCGCCAACCCCTAAGTCTGAGCCTACTCCATCTGCTTCAGCTCCAAAACAAGCTGAACCTGAAAAAGTAGAGCCTGAGGCTCCGAAATTGGAAGGGATCAAAGTCTTAGGAAAAATTGATTTGAGCAAAAAACCTGCTTCTAATCAAAGACCTGGTCAAGGGAATAGAGGTCAAAGACATGGTGGGGATTATAAGAAGCCTCATCAACAGCAAAAGCCTGGTCAAGACCAGAAAAAGCAAAATGCTCCTCAGGGAGGTCAACAAACCAAGCCTGCACCTAAGCCGGAAGTAAAGCCTGCTGCTCCTTCCACTCCAGCAGCTCCTGCTGCTGAAGTGAAAAAGCCAAAGGACGAAGTGATTTCTGCGAAAGCAGATTCTTTAAAAGGATTGACTGTATTGGGGAAAATTGAACTTCCTGCAGACAAACCTAAAAAGAAAGGTGGTCCAGTTGCATCTTCTGACGAAAGAGGTAGAGATAAAAAGAGACCTCGTAAAAGAATTGACAAGGGTGGTTCCAACGCAGGTGGAAATAGAAACCAAGGTGGAGGAAATAGAAACCAAGGTCAACGAGGCAATAATCAAAATAGAGGAGGACAAGGCAGAGTACAAAAAGCTGAGCCAACTCAAAAAGAAATTCAAGATCAGATC
This genomic stretch from Algoriphagus halophilus harbors:
- a CDS encoding rod shape-determining protein MreD, which encodes MNFRNLISFIFLLLILGLVQILFLKNLALFGVAFCFLYLVGILSLPFQIREIQLLLISFGVGLTIDVFYDTIGLHASAATLLAFLRPLWLKIIRPNGGYDDSTQPTLQEMGLGWFISYSLPLTFAFCLLFFTADQWGSGAFLGILNKSLFSSIFTVVLAIIVQLLFFKRRRGI
- a CDS encoding rod shape-determining protein; this translates as MGLFDFFSSDIAIDLGTANTLIIHKDKIVVDEPSIIAIDKTNNRVLAVGREAMNMHEKTHENIKTIRPLKDGVIADFYAAEQMIRGLIKMIPGQKKGMFPQSHRMVICIPSGITEVEKRAVRDSAEHAGAKEVYMIFEPIAAAIGIGIDIEKPMGSMIVDIGGGTTEIALIALSGIVADQSIRVAGDTFTKDILDYMRRQHNLLIGERSAEKVKIAIGSALTELDEPPEDHEIRGRDLMTGIPKVIKVSYSEIAFALDKSVSKIEEAVLKALEIAPPELSADIYDNGIHLTGGGALLKGLDKRLHQKTKLPIHIAEDPLRAVVRGTGTALKNIQNFRTVLMT
- the mrdA gene encoding penicillin-binding protein 2, translating into MNDQRPVAIIIFIFLIGLVLLTKLFMIQVMDDSFMKKAERNAIQRVVDHPYRGLVYDRNGKLLVYNNPIFDLMIVPKEFEVGDTTRFLELFKITKEELIESYQAARKYSWVKPSPLIKQISTTDFARMQDYLIDYPGLFIMTRSVRSYPLPIAAHALGYIGEINARQLERDSTNYYVQGDYVGLSGMERFYEDDLRGEKGVKYKMVNVRGVDKGPFKDGEYDTASVAGKNITSTIDMDLQKYGEFLMGGKKGSVVAIEPKTGEILAMISAPYYNPNDLTGADFSKTYRSLNSDESKPLFNRPIMATYPPGSIFKVVQSLIGLQEGILTPNTTFACNKSLVACHNHPSPVNLFGAIRNSCNPYYHQAFRQIINQEVSSNTYKDTEIGLNAWREKVLKFGLGSRLGVDMPNEKGGSVPSSKYYDRFYGEGRWKYSTIYSLSIGQGEMLVTPLQMANLAAIFANKGFYYPPHLVKAIDNDPTQIPEKYRTKNEVGVDAHHFDMIQDAMAEALYGTATRAIMKDLVIAGKTGTAQNPHGEDHSVFVAFAPKDDPKIAIAVYVENAGWGGRAAASTASLMIEKYIRKEITRPELEQYVLAGNFIY
- a CDS encoding 2Fe-2S iron-sulfur cluster-binding protein, which codes for MSRIVIQNLFNREINSNAAHCKVIELIHENGIDWMHACGKKGRCTTCKIIVMSGSENLSPKTPAEEKFENLGRLKTNERLSCQAELISGEVVVRVAEINKFPHIEYSK
- the rodA gene encoding rod shape-determining protein RodA; this encodes MRESDIHISRVDWLVVAIYFALVIFGWFNIYAAVYDSQAPQSMFDMSINSGQQLVRIGISVVLIILIMVADYRFFENLSLFIYIFFIALLVVTPFIGKEVNGQVLTVGFGSFRIQPGEFAKLATALALAKVMERPTFDLSKTKNQLIAFGVLLIPVALILLQPDTGTAMVYFSLLVMFYREGLPQRYYILGFGFIALTLLSLGIENNLYLVAGIGLIVLVLIIIGKKSWQRTIVFSLIGLGMVAYSYSIDFVVSKLPDHQQNRIMVLFNPNLDPLGVGWNVTQSKIAIGSGGLLGKGYLEGTQTKFDFVPEQHTDFIFCTLGEEFGWVGSLVVIGLFVTLLVRLVIMAERQKTRFARIYGYGVISILLFHFMINIAMTIGLFPVVGIPLPFFSYGGSSLWSFTILLFIFVNIDASRAMQLGRLG
- a CDS encoding ribosome maturation factor RimP, whose translation is MSELKQSIEEIVEKHLPDEKHFIVEVSMVNKGGKTTLSILIDADEGLNIQTCADVSRAVSEELEVQDLMPGAYILEVSSPGLDYPLNGKRQFQKNIGRELKVLLTTGKELVGKLVDVEEAGVKMLVKKKEKGKKATEEEVTLPFEEMNKTIVQVSFK
- a CDS encoding Pycsar system effector family protein, whose translation is MVKKGEGMEDIPEFDSGIDIIDNYWYLINYLRDLIKASEIKAGLVLSFYGLLINVFFQFSDHLIEVAAEDPVIYIFLSMWFLFSVTSIFYSFRCFMPQIESKFDNSVFFFGDIINSYGTIKEYVKVLEQVSVKRKPLLDQLGEQVYINAKITAAKFRNVNLSIRFLSFNIGLLFVFILYYALRTALQG
- the mreC gene encoding rod shape-determining protein MreC, encoding MLRILQFLYNLRSFLLFILLEIIAIWLLVANNSPQGAAFFNSSNALVGSILETQSNVSDFFSLAEANEALVVENSRLMEQLSSLKLEPDSVEISLDSALSSQFEFMGARVISNSLRYTQNHMTLNKGRNQGVKPGMGIFNESGVVGRVKSVSDNYAVGISLLNNDLLISSIIKSTGDFGSINWDGQDSQKAKMLYVPRHVQAQVGDTVVTSGYSAVFPRNLKIGIISNVIQSSDPNYLDIEVTLTADFSKISYVYLVENTQIDELDSLYQQSELTNEF
- a CDS encoding HD domain-containing protein gives rise to the protein MPSYLSYHGMDHTLDVLNVCEQYIRRLNLTEEQRYLLRIGAIVHDMGFLKGPANHEEVGSEMAAGIMQELGMGESHIKEVKGLVMATKIPQTPLNPLQMIICDADLDYLGRADYPEISQKLFEELKYMKVIETDEQWKNLQINFLKAHHFHTPFAIKNREPQKQAWLNKLLNS
- the nusA gene encoding transcription termination factor NusA, with protein sequence MDAKILIESFADFARSKNVDRPTMIRILEDVFRAMIRKKFESDENFDVTINADKGDLEIFRIREIVDDNSEDIWDFDKISFSEARKIEPDFEIGEEVYEKIELEEFGRRAVQMARQTLIQRIKDLEKDILYNKYEEQVGEIVSAEVYQILGREILLMDGEGNELILPKGEQIPKDRFRKGDTVKAIVHRVDMMNGNPKIILSRTSPVFLERLFENEVPEVYDGLITIVKIVREPGERAKVAVESYDDRIDPVGACVGMKGSRIHAVVRELQNENIDVINFTDNLELYVTRALSPAKVSSITVNKETKRISVFLKPDQVSLAIGKGGFNIKLASKLVDYEIDVFRELNEYEEEDVDLIEFSDEIEGWIIDELKKTGLDTAKSVLTLGKEDLLRRTELEEETIDEIFRILRQEFEQ